The Streptomyces nitrosporeus genome includes a window with the following:
- a CDS encoding ATP-dependent Clp protease proteolytic subunit, translating into MSSPAARYVLPEFTERTATGTRTLDPWSKLLSERIVFLGTPVDGTAATDLIAQFMYLEHADPGRPVSLYINSAGGSFDAMTAVHDTMRYLSCDVETFCLGQAGAGAAVLLAAGTPGRRHVLPGARVVIRQPSLEEPVWGRPSDLGIEARELTRRREVLTGMLARYTGRSPEEIDAGIERDTVFDARAAQAYGLVDHVVESRVPSRPPHPAR; encoded by the coding sequence GTGTCCAGTCCCGCCGCCCGCTACGTACTGCCCGAGTTCACCGAACGCACCGCGACCGGGACCCGGACCCTGGACCCCTGGTCGAAACTGCTGTCCGAGCGGATCGTCTTCCTCGGCACCCCGGTGGACGGGACCGCGGCCACCGACCTGATCGCGCAGTTCATGTATCTGGAGCACGCCGATCCCGGCCGGCCCGTCTCGCTGTACATCAACTCGGCCGGCGGCTCCTTCGACGCGATGACGGCCGTCCACGACACCATGCGGTACCTCTCCTGCGACGTGGAGACCTTCTGCCTCGGCCAGGCCGGGGCGGGTGCGGCCGTACTGCTCGCGGCGGGGACGCCGGGGCGCCGGCATGTGCTGCCCGGCGCCCGGGTGGTCATCCGGCAGCCCTCCCTGGAGGAGCCGGTGTGGGGCCGGCCCTCCGACCTCGGGATCGAGGCGCGCGAGTTGACGCGCCGGCGTGAGGTCCTCACGGGGATGCTGGCCCGGTACACGGGCCGCTCCCCCGAGGAGATCGACGCGGGGATCGAGCGGGACACCGTCTTCGACGCCCGTGCCGCCCAGGCGTACGGCCTGGTGGACCACGTCGTCGAGAGCCGCGTCCCGTCCCGGCCGCCGCACCCCGCGAGGTGA
- a CDS encoding nitrate reductase subunit alpha gives MDDEDTGAADVRGEQAWVLAGRRLLTRREVSADGRAVFEKGDPAWEGFYRDRYAHDTVVRSTHGVNCTGSCSWMVYVKDGFITWEHQATDYPSTGPDCPGYEPRGCPRGASFSWYTYSPGRVRYPYVRGALLKLWREARRRLGDPVAAWAEITGDPARARAYKRARGKGGLVRAGWDEVSELIAAAHVHTVKAFGPDRVAGFSPIPAMSMASYAAGTRFLSLIGGTVLSFYDWYADLPVASPQVFGDQTDVPEAADWWNAGYLIMWGSNIPVTRTPDAHFLTEARYNGTKVVAVSPDYADNVKHADEWMAPHPGTDGALAMAMGHVVLREFLVDRSTPYFENYLRRFTDAPFLVTLRERSGEGPGRGGEDASLVPDRFLTAADLGDTGENARFKTVLLDGASGEPVVPGGSLGFRWGEEGEGRWNLGLGDVEPVLSLLEGDGDTVAVALPRFDEGPTEGGSVMVRGVPVRRIAGRTVTTVFDLMLAQYGVHRAGLPGSWPSSYDDASQPNTPAWQEAITSVPAAQAARIAREFARNAERTEGRSMIAMGAGTNHWFHSDTIYRAFLALTTMTGCQGVNGGGWAHYVGQEKVRPVTGLQHLAFAFDWQRPTRHMAATSYWYLNTGQWRYEAFGPDELASPLGEGRFRGRSAADALAQAVRMGWTPGHPGFGRNPLDLADEAAAAGRSVEEHVVDELTSGRLRFAAEDPDDPANFPRVLTVWRANLLGSSGKGNEYFLRHLLGADASVRSEETPPEGRPEEVVWRDEAPEGKLDLLVTSDFRMTSTGLFSDVVLPAATWYEKDDLSSTDMHPFVHAFTPAIPPPWQARTDYDTFLAVADRFSELAEEHLGTCTDVLAVPLQHDTPDELAQPGGVVLDWKAGQCEPVPGRTMPRLVAVERDYPAVADRMRAVGPLLDRLGTTTKGVTVHPDEELERLRHTNGTVRGGAADGRPSLATATDMCEAILALSGTTNGRLATAGFEALERRTGTRLAHLSAERAGERISFADTRVQPRQVITSYEWSGSETGGRRYSPFVVNVEHRKPWHTLTGRQHFFVDHDWMAELGEQLPVFRPPLNTARHYGDERLHEAGRAEVTVRYLTPHSKWSIHSGYQDNAHMLALSRGGPVIWMSTADADRIGVRDNEWVEAYNRNGVVVARAVVTHRMPGGTVYMYHAKDRTVNVPKAELGGRRGGTHNALTRLLLKPSHLIGGYAQFTYAFNYYGPTGNQRDEVTVIRRRSQEVDY, from the coding sequence ATGGACGACGAAGACACCGGTGCCGCGGATGTCCGCGGTGAACAGGCATGGGTCCTCGCAGGGCGACGGCTGCTGACACGCCGTGAGGTGTCCGCGGACGGGCGCGCCGTCTTCGAGAAGGGTGATCCGGCGTGGGAGGGGTTCTACCGCGACCGCTACGCCCATGACACGGTGGTGCGCTCCACGCACGGGGTCAACTGCACGGGTTCCTGCTCCTGGATGGTCTACGTCAAGGACGGGTTCATCACCTGGGAGCACCAGGCGACCGACTACCCCTCGACCGGCCCGGACTGCCCCGGGTACGAGCCCCGGGGCTGCCCGCGCGGCGCCTCGTTCTCCTGGTACACCTACTCCCCCGGCCGCGTCCGGTACCCCTATGTGCGAGGGGCGCTGCTGAAGCTCTGGCGGGAGGCCCGCCGGCGGCTGGGGGACCCGGTCGCGGCGTGGGCCGAGATCACCGGGGACCCCGCCAGGGCACGTGCCTACAAGCGGGCCCGGGGCAAGGGCGGGCTGGTGCGGGCCGGCTGGGACGAGGTGTCCGAGCTGATCGCCGCGGCCCATGTGCACACCGTCAAGGCCTTCGGGCCGGACCGGGTGGCCGGGTTCTCCCCGATCCCCGCGATGTCGATGGCCTCGTACGCGGCCGGAACCCGGTTCCTCTCGCTGATCGGCGGCACGGTGCTGTCCTTCTACGACTGGTACGCCGATCTGCCCGTGGCCTCTCCGCAGGTGTTCGGCGACCAGACGGACGTGCCGGAGGCCGCGGACTGGTGGAACGCGGGTTATCTGATCATGTGGGGGTCCAACATCCCCGTCACCCGCACCCCGGACGCGCATTTCCTCACCGAGGCCCGCTACAACGGCACCAAGGTCGTCGCGGTGAGCCCGGACTACGCCGACAACGTCAAGCACGCCGACGAGTGGATGGCTCCCCACCCCGGGACCGACGGGGCACTGGCGATGGCGATGGGCCATGTCGTCCTGCGGGAGTTCCTGGTCGACCGCTCCACCCCGTACTTCGAGAACTATCTGCGCCGCTTCACCGACGCCCCGTTCCTGGTGACGCTCCGGGAGCGGTCCGGGGAGGGGCCCGGGCGCGGCGGCGAGGACGCGTCCCTGGTGCCGGATCGTTTCCTCACCGCGGCGGACCTCGGTGACACGGGTGAGAACGCGCGGTTCAAGACCGTGCTCCTGGACGGTGCGAGCGGGGAGCCGGTGGTCCCCGGCGGCTCCCTCGGGTTCCGCTGGGGCGAGGAGGGCGAAGGCCGCTGGAACCTCGGACTCGGTGACGTGGAGCCGGTGCTGAGCCTGTTGGAGGGGGACGGGGACACGGTGGCGGTGGCGCTGCCGCGCTTCGACGAGGGCCCGACCGAGGGGGGTTCGGTGATGGTGCGCGGGGTGCCGGTGCGCCGGATCGCCGGGCGCACGGTCACGACGGTCTTCGATCTGATGCTGGCCCAGTACGGGGTGCACCGGGCCGGGCTCCCGGGCAGCTGGCCGTCCTCCTACGACGACGCGTCCCAGCCGAACACCCCCGCCTGGCAGGAGGCCATCACCTCGGTGCCGGCCGCGCAGGCCGCCAGGATCGCCCGGGAGTTCGCCCGGAACGCGGAGCGCACCGAGGGCCGGTCGATGATCGCCATGGGGGCGGGGACCAACCACTGGTTCCACTCCGACACGATCTACCGGGCGTTCCTGGCGCTCACCACGATGACCGGCTGCCAGGGTGTCAACGGCGGCGGCTGGGCCCACTACGTCGGCCAGGAGAAGGTCCGTCCGGTCACCGGTCTGCAGCACCTGGCGTTCGCCTTCGACTGGCAGCGGCCCACCCGGCACATGGCGGCCACCTCCTACTGGTACCTGAACACCGGCCAGTGGCGTTACGAGGCCTTCGGCCCGGACGAGCTGGCCTCCCCGCTGGGCGAGGGCCGCTTCCGCGGGCGGAGCGCGGCGGACGCGCTGGCGCAGGCGGTCCGGATGGGCTGGACCCCGGGGCATCCCGGCTTCGGCCGCAACCCGCTGGATCTCGCCGACGAGGCGGCGGCCGCGGGGCGGAGCGTCGAGGAGCACGTGGTGGACGAACTCACCTCCGGCAGGCTGAGGTTCGCTGCCGAGGACCCGGACGACCCGGCGAACTTCCCCCGGGTCCTCACCGTGTGGCGGGCCAATCTGCTGGGCTCGTCCGGCAAGGGCAACGAGTACTTCCTGCGCCATCTGCTGGGTGCCGACGCCTCCGTACGCTCCGAGGAGACACCCCCCGAAGGGCGTCCCGAGGAGGTCGTCTGGCGGGACGAGGCGCCTGAAGGAAAGCTGGACCTGCTGGTCACCTCGGACTTCCGGATGACGTCCACGGGGCTGTTCTCCGACGTGGTGCTGCCGGCCGCCACCTGGTACGAGAAGGACGACCTGTCCAGCACGGACATGCACCCCTTCGTCCACGCCTTCACCCCGGCGATCCCGCCGCCCTGGCAGGCGAGGACCGACTACGACACCTTCCTGGCCGTCGCCGACCGTTTCAGCGAGCTGGCCGAGGAGCATCTCGGTACGTGTACCGATGTGCTCGCCGTTCCCCTCCAGCACGACACGCCCGACGAACTCGCCCAGCCCGGCGGGGTGGTGCTCGACTGGAAGGCCGGGCAGTGCGAACCGGTCCCGGGCCGGACCATGCCCCGGCTGGTGGCGGTGGAGCGGGACTACCCGGCGGTGGCCGACCGGATGCGCGCCGTCGGACCGCTGCTCGACCGTCTCGGCACCACCACCAAGGGGGTGACGGTCCACCCGGACGAGGAGCTGGAGCGGCTGCGGCACACCAACGGCACGGTGCGCGGGGGCGCGGCGGACGGACGCCCGTCGCTGGCCACGGCCACGGACATGTGCGAGGCGATCCTCGCCCTGTCCGGCACCACCAACGGCCGCCTGGCCACGGCGGGTTTCGAGGCGCTGGAGCGGCGGACCGGCACCCGGCTCGCGCACCTCTCCGCCGAGCGGGCGGGCGAGCGGATCAGCTTCGCCGACACCCGTGTGCAGCCGCGCCAGGTCATCACGTCCTACGAGTGGTCGGGCAGCGAGACGGGCGGCCGGCGCTACTCGCCGTTCGTCGTCAACGTCGAGCACCGCAAGCCCTGGCACACCCTCACCGGCCGTCAGCACTTCTTCGTCGACCACGACTGGATGGCCGAACTCGGTGAGCAGCTGCCGGTGTTCAGGCCGCCGCTGAACACCGCCCGGCACTACGGCGACGAGCGCCTCCACGAGGCGGGGCGGGCCGAGGTGACGGTCCGCTACCTCACTCCGCACTCCAAGTGGTCCATCCACTCCGGGTACCAGGACAACGCCCACATGCTGGCCCTGTCGCGCGGCGGGCCGGTCATCTGGATGAGCACGGCGGACGCGGACCGGATCGGCGTCCGGGACAACGAGTGGGTGGAGGCGTACAACCGCAACGGGGTGGTGGTCGCCCGTGCGGTGGTCACCCACCGGATGCCCGGGGGCACGGTGTACATGTACCACGCCAAGGACCGCACGGTGAACGTGCCGAAGGCCGAGCTCGGCGGCCGGCGGGGCGGCACCCACAACGCGCTGACCCGGCTGCTGCTGAAACCGTCCCATCTCATCGGCGGTTACGCCCAGTTCACCTACGCCTTCAACTACTACGGCCCCACCGGCAACCAGCGCGACGAGGTCACCGTCATCCGTCGCCGCTCCCAGGAGGTGGACTACTGA
- a CDS encoding type II toxin-antitoxin system Phd/YefM family antitoxin, giving the protein MAYEIPVTQARAELAELINRVVYGGERVVVTRHGKPLVALVSAADLRRLEDEETAAEEQVISSVSLLGSVASAPGEQGRFGLAAEHRSPHDRDH; this is encoded by the coding sequence ATGGCCTACGAGATTCCGGTGACGCAAGCCAGGGCAGAGCTCGCCGAACTGATCAACCGCGTCGTCTACGGAGGTGAACGCGTGGTCGTGACACGGCACGGGAAGCCTCTGGTGGCTCTGGTGTCCGCCGCTGACCTGCGGCGACTGGAGGACGAGGAGACGGCGGCCGAGGAGCAGGTGATCAGCTCGGTGTCCCTGCTGGGCTCGGTCGCGTCCGCTCCGGGCGAACAAGGCCGCTTCGGCCTCGCCGCCGAGCACCGCAGCCCTCACGACCGGGACCACTGA
- the ureG gene encoding urease accessory protein UreG, with product MHLDHTPHAPAAVSADARRPDGTRRALRIGLGGPVGSGKTATVAALCRALRDRLSIAVVTNDIYTREDAAFLLRNAVLPPERIQAVETGACPHTAIRDDISANLEAVEDLEDAVGPLDLILVESGGDNLTATFSKGLVDAQVFVIDVAGGDDIPRKGGPGVTTADLLVVNKTDLAPYVGSDLDRMARDAAAQRGALPVVFTSLTSAEGVAPVADWVRGRLADWTA from the coding sequence GTGCATCTCGACCACACCCCTCACGCCCCCGCCGCCGTCAGCGCCGACGCCCGGCGCCCCGACGGAACCCGGCGCGCCCTGCGGATCGGCCTCGGCGGACCGGTCGGCTCCGGCAAGACCGCCACCGTCGCCGCCCTCTGCCGGGCCCTGCGCGACCGGCTGTCCATCGCCGTCGTCACCAACGACATCTACACCCGGGAGGACGCCGCGTTCCTGCTCCGCAACGCCGTCCTGCCACCGGAACGCATCCAGGCCGTGGAGACCGGCGCCTGCCCCCACACCGCCATCCGCGACGACATCTCCGCCAACCTCGAAGCCGTCGAGGATCTGGAGGACGCGGTGGGCCCGCTCGACCTCATCCTGGTCGAGTCCGGCGGCGACAACCTCACCGCGACCTTCTCCAAGGGGCTCGTCGACGCACAGGTCTTCGTGATCGACGTCGCCGGCGGCGACGACATCCCCCGCAAGGGCGGCCCCGGTGTCACCACCGCGGACCTCCTCGTCGTCAACAAGACCGACCTCGCCCCCTACGTCGGATCCGACCTGGACCGGATGGCCCGCGACGCCGCCGCCCAGCGCGGCGCACTCCCCGTCGTCTTCACCTCGCTGACCTCCGCCGAAGGCGTCGCACCCGTCGCCGACTGGGTGCGCGGCCGGCTCGCCGACTGGACCGCATGA
- a CDS encoding urease subunit alpha, which translates to MPELPRPVYADLFGPTTGDRVRLADTGLLVEIEEDRCGGPGRAGDEAVFGGGKVIRESMGQARTTRAEGAPDTVITGAVVIDHWGVVKADIGIRDGRITGIGKAGNPDTMDGVHPDLVIGPETEIIAGNGKFLTAGAIDAHVHFITPALVHQALASGITTLVGGGTGPSEGTKATTVTPGPWHLARMFRALDDSPVNIGLLGKGSTMSRDALYSQLRGGALGFKIHEDWGATPAVIDACLGVCEETGAQLAIHTDTLNEAGFVADTLAAVAGRTIHAYHTEGAGGGHAPDIIGVVSQPHVLPSSTNPTRPHTVNTVEEHLDMLMVCHHLNPAVPEDLAFAESRIRPTTIAAEDILHDLGAISIISSDSQAMGRIGEVVLRTWQTAHVMKRRRGSLPGDTRADNHRVRRYVAKYTINPAVAQGLDREIGSVEPGKLADLVLWDPAFFGVKPQTVIKGGQIAYAQMGDANASIPTPQPVMPRPMFGAVGRAPAANSVNFTSEAALEDGLPERLGLGKEFVPITGTRGVTKADMRENDALPRVEVDPDSFAVTIDGEPVEPAPAAELPMAQRYFLF; encoded by the coding sequence ATGCCTGAACTCCCCCGCCCCGTGTACGCGGACCTGTTCGGGCCCACCACCGGTGACCGCGTACGCCTGGCCGACACCGGACTGCTCGTCGAGATCGAGGAGGACCGCTGCGGCGGCCCCGGCCGGGCCGGTGACGAGGCCGTGTTCGGTGGGGGCAAGGTGATCCGCGAGTCGATGGGCCAGGCACGCACCACCCGGGCGGAAGGCGCGCCCGACACCGTGATCACCGGAGCCGTCGTCATCGACCACTGGGGTGTCGTCAAGGCCGACATCGGGATCCGGGACGGCCGGATCACCGGCATCGGCAAGGCCGGGAACCCCGACACGATGGACGGGGTCCACCCGGACCTGGTGATCGGGCCGGAGACCGAGATCATCGCCGGCAACGGCAAGTTCCTCACCGCCGGCGCCATCGACGCGCACGTCCACTTCATCACGCCCGCCCTGGTCCACCAGGCCCTGGCGTCGGGCATCACCACACTCGTCGGCGGCGGCACCGGGCCCTCGGAAGGCACCAAGGCCACCACGGTGACCCCCGGGCCCTGGCACCTCGCCCGGATGTTCCGGGCACTGGACGACAGCCCGGTCAACATCGGTCTGCTCGGCAAGGGCAGCACCATGTCCCGCGACGCCCTGTACTCCCAGCTGCGCGGCGGAGCGCTGGGGTTCAAGATCCACGAGGACTGGGGCGCCACCCCCGCGGTGATCGACGCCTGCCTCGGGGTCTGCGAGGAGACCGGCGCCCAGCTCGCGATCCACACGGACACGCTCAACGAGGCCGGATTCGTCGCCGACACGCTGGCCGCCGTCGCCGGGCGCACCATCCACGCCTACCACACCGAAGGGGCGGGCGGCGGGCACGCCCCCGACATCATCGGTGTGGTCTCGCAGCCGCACGTGCTGCCGAGCTCCACCAACCCGACCCGGCCGCACACCGTCAACACCGTCGAGGAACACCTCGACATGCTGATGGTCTGCCACCACCTGAACCCGGCCGTCCCCGAGGACCTGGCGTTCGCCGAGTCACGGATCAGACCCACCACCATCGCCGCCGAGGACATCCTCCACGACCTGGGCGCCATCTCGATCATCTCCTCCGACTCCCAGGCGATGGGGCGCATAGGCGAGGTCGTCCTGCGCACCTGGCAGACCGCCCATGTGATGAAGCGGCGCCGCGGCTCCCTGCCCGGCGACACCCGGGCGGACAACCACCGGGTCCGCCGCTATGTCGCCAAATACACCATCAACCCGGCCGTGGCCCAGGGGCTGGACAGGGAGATCGGCTCGGTCGAACCGGGAAAGCTGGCCGACCTCGTGCTGTGGGACCCGGCCTTCTTCGGCGTCAAACCGCAGACCGTGATCAAGGGCGGCCAGATCGCCTACGCGCAGATGGGCGACGCCAACGCGTCGATCCCCACCCCGCAGCCCGTGATGCCCCGTCCGATGTTCGGCGCCGTCGGCCGGGCACCGGCCGCCAACTCCGTCAACTTCACCTCCGAGGCCGCCCTGGAGGACGGGCTGCCCGAACGCCTCGGCCTGGGAAAGGAGTTCGTACCCATCACCGGCACCCGGGGCGTCACCAAGGCCGACATGCGGGAGAACGACGCGCTGCCCCGGGTCGAGGTCGACCCCGACAGCTTCGCCGTCACCATCGACGGTGAGCCGGTCGAACCCGCTCCCGCGGCCGAACTGCCCATGGCCCAGCGCTACTTCCTCTTCTGA
- a CDS encoding C40 family peptidase: MTAQVHVPSLFARVGTASALTFAVGTTMLAPGMVNEAEAAAHSTKALKVAASKKGSPYRWGATGPHRFDCSGLTLYSYKKAGKKLPRTAQQQYNKTRHITRSQRQRGDLVFFHSGSGVYHVGIYAGSGKIWHAPKTGTVVRLEKIWTSKVLYGRVR, translated from the coding sequence ATGACTGCGCAGGTTCATGTCCCGTCTCTGTTCGCCCGGGTCGGTACCGCTTCGGCCCTCACTTTCGCCGTCGGTACGACCATGCTGGCCCCCGGCATGGTGAACGAGGCCGAAGCGGCGGCCCATTCGACGAAGGCGCTCAAGGTCGCCGCCTCGAAGAAGGGTTCTCCCTACAGATGGGGGGCCACGGGCCCCCACCGGTTCGACTGCTCGGGCCTGACCCTCTATTCGTACAAGAAGGCCGGCAAGAAACTCCCACGCACCGCCCAGCAGCAGTACAACAAGACACGCCACATCACCAGGTCACAGCGGCAACGCGGTGACCTGGTCTTCTTTCATTCCGGTAGCGGTGTCTACCACGTGGGGATCTACGCGGGCTCGGGCAAGATCTGGCATGCGCCGAAGACGGGGACCGTGGTCCGTCTGGAGAAGATCTGGACGAGCAAGGTCCTGTACGGAAGGGTCCGCTGA
- a CDS encoding urease subunit gamma, protein MQLTPHEQERLLIHVAADVAGKRRARGLRLNHPEAVALITSHLLEGARDGRTVAELMVSGRTVLTRADVMEGVPEMIHDVQVEATFPDGTKLVTVHEPIV, encoded by the coding sequence GTGCAACTGACTCCGCACGAACAGGAACGCCTGCTCATCCACGTGGCGGCCGACGTCGCCGGGAAGCGCAGGGCACGCGGGCTGAGGCTCAATCACCCCGAGGCCGTCGCCCTGATCACCTCGCACCTGCTCGAAGGCGCCCGGGACGGCCGCACCGTCGCCGAACTGATGGTCTCAGGGCGCACCGTGCTCACCCGTGCCGACGTCATGGAGGGCGTTCCCGAGATGATCCACGACGTCCAGGTCGAGGCGACCTTCCCCGACGGCACCAAGCTGGTCACCGTCCACGAGCCGATCGTCTGA
- a CDS encoding urease subunit beta produces MIPGEILYADAPVPLNEGRPVTRLTVLNAADRPVQVGSHYHFAEANPGLDFDRAAARGLRLDIAAGTAVRFEPGIPVDVALVPLAGLRTVPGLRGETGGPLDA; encoded by the coding sequence ATGATTCCCGGAGAGATCCTGTACGCGGACGCCCCGGTACCGCTCAACGAGGGACGCCCCGTCACCCGCCTCACCGTCCTCAACGCCGCCGACCGGCCCGTCCAGGTCGGCTCCCACTACCACTTCGCCGAGGCCAACCCCGGCCTCGACTTCGACCGTGCCGCCGCCCGCGGACTGCGGCTGGACATCGCGGCGGGCACCGCCGTCCGCTTCGAACCGGGCATCCCGGTCGACGTCGCACTCGTCCCGCTCGCGGGCCTGCGCACCGTCCCCGGCCTGCGCGGCGAGACCGGAGGCCCCCTCGATGCCTGA
- the narH gene encoding nitrate reductase subunit beta, translated as MRVMAQVAMVMNLDKCIGCHTCSVTCKQTWTNRTGVEYAWFNNVETKPGQGYPRRHEDQDRWKGGWTLDGRGRLVLRSGGRLKRLASLFSNPDLPSIDDYYEPVTYDYDSLVTAPAGQDVPVARPRSALTGRPAPITWGPNWEDGLGGAPEHGGGDPNLGGELAEKVRFEFEQTFMFHLPRLCEHCLNPACVSACPSGAMYKRAEDGIVLVDQDRCRGWRMCVTACPYKKVYVNHATGKAEKCTFCFPRVEAGRPTVCSETCVGRLRYLGLLLYDADRVGQAASVPDEKDLLDAQRDVFLDPADPGVRAAARACGIPEDWLDAARRSPVYALVSRYRVALPLHPEYRTLPMVWYIPPLSPVLDAVGEAGGDAGDPDHVFAAVTRLRIPLDYLANLFAAGDTGVVAGVLMKLTALRTHMRARTLGGEGDPDVLAAAGLTPALAEDMHRLLAVARYADRYVVPAAHREDAAALGALESRCPVETSGGGPGGRPVMLGLPTSRRRHQAPDRPAGGPA; from the coding sequence ATGCGCGTCATGGCCCAGGTGGCGATGGTGATGAACCTCGACAAGTGCATCGGCTGCCACACCTGCTCCGTCACCTGCAAACAGACCTGGACCAACCGTACGGGTGTGGAGTACGCCTGGTTCAACAACGTCGAGACCAAGCCGGGGCAGGGCTACCCCCGGCGCCACGAGGACCAGGACCGCTGGAAGGGCGGCTGGACGCTCGACGGGCGCGGCCGCCTCGTGCTGCGCTCGGGCGGCCGGCTGAAGCGGCTGGCCTCCCTGTTCTCCAATCCCGACCTGCCGTCCATCGACGACTACTACGAGCCGGTCACCTACGACTACGACAGCCTGGTCACCGCGCCCGCCGGGCAGGACGTGCCGGTCGCCCGGCCCCGCTCGGCCCTCACCGGCCGGCCCGCCCCGATCACCTGGGGGCCCAACTGGGAGGACGGGCTGGGCGGGGCGCCCGAGCACGGGGGCGGAGACCCCAATCTCGGCGGGGAGCTGGCGGAGAAGGTCCGCTTCGAGTTCGAGCAGACGTTCATGTTCCATCTGCCGCGTCTGTGCGAGCACTGCCTCAACCCGGCCTGTGTGTCGGCCTGCCCGTCCGGGGCGATGTACAAGCGGGCCGAGGACGGCATCGTCCTGGTGGACCAGGACCGCTGCCGCGGCTGGCGGATGTGCGTCACCGCCTGCCCGTACAAGAAGGTCTACGTCAACCACGCCACCGGCAAGGCGGAGAAGTGCACGTTCTGCTTCCCCCGGGTGGAGGCCGGCCGGCCCACCGTCTGTTCGGAGACCTGTGTGGGACGGTTGCGGTATCTCGGCCTTCTGCTCTACGACGCCGACCGGGTCGGACAGGCGGCGTCGGTCCCGGACGAGAAGGACCTGCTGGACGCGCAGCGTGACGTCTTCCTGGACCCCGCGGACCCCGGGGTCCGCGCCGCGGCCCGCGCCTGCGGCATCCCGGAGGACTGGCTCGACGCCGCCCGCCGCTCACCGGTGTACGCGCTGGTCAGCCGGTACCGGGTGGCGCTGCCGCTGCACCCTGAGTACCGCACCCTGCCCATGGTCTGGTACATCCCCCCGCTGTCGCCGGTGCTGGACGCCGTGGGCGAGGCGGGCGGCGACGCCGGGGACCCGGACCACGTGTTCGCGGCGGTGACCCGGCTCCGTATCCCGCTGGACTACCTGGCGAACCTGTTCGCCGCCGGTGACACCGGCGTGGTCGCCGGGGTGCTGATGAAGCTGACCGCCCTGCGCACCCATATGCGGGCCCGGACGCTGGGCGGGGAGGGTGATCCGGACGTCCTCGCGGCGGCGGGTCTCACCCCCGCCCTGGCCGAGGACATGCACCGGCTGCTGGCGGTCGCCCGGTACGCCGACCGCTATGTCGTCCCGGCCGCCCACCGGGAGGACGCCGCCGCGCTCGGAGCGCTGGAGAGCCGCTGCCCGGTGGAGACCTCCGGCGGCGGCCCCGGGGGCCGTCCCGTGATGCTCGGCCTGCCCACCTCGCGGCGCCGCCACCAGGCGCCCGACCGTCCTGCTGGAGGTCCCGCATGA
- a CDS encoding urease accessory protein UreF: protein MTTRAALLVLADGRFPAGGHAHSGGAEPAVEAGRIRDAQDLAGFCLGRLNTTGLTSAALAAAAAHGLDPLALDEAADARTPSPALRAVARRLGRQLMRAARATWPGPGLDALAAARPRGAHQPVVLGLTARAAGLGPQDAAHCAAYEVVSGPATAAVRLLSLDPFEAAAVLARLAPELDRVAAEAAAAARQGIDALPASSAPLLDITAEAHAAWPVRLFAS from the coding sequence ATGACGACCCGAGCCGCACTGCTCGTCCTGGCCGACGGCCGGTTCCCCGCCGGCGGCCACGCCCACTCCGGCGGCGCCGAGCCGGCCGTCGAGGCGGGACGTATCCGCGACGCGCAGGACCTGGCCGGCTTCTGCCTGGGCCGCCTGAACACCACCGGCCTCACCTCGGCGGCCCTGGCCGCGGCGGCGGCCCACGGCCTCGACCCGCTCGCCCTCGACGAGGCCGCCGACGCCCGGACCCCCTCGCCGGCGCTGCGGGCCGTCGCCCGCAGGCTCGGCCGGCAGCTGATGCGCGCGGCCCGGGCCACCTGGCCCGGCCCCGGACTGGACGCGCTCGCCGCCGCCCGGCCCCGGGGCGCCCACCAGCCGGTCGTCCTCGGCCTCACCGCGCGCGCGGCCGGCCTCGGCCCGCAGGACGCCGCACACTGCGCGGCGTACGAGGTGGTCAGCGGCCCCGCCACCGCGGCGGTCCGGCTGCTCTCCCTGGACCCCTTCGAGGCCGCCGCCGTCCTCGCCCGGCTGGCCCCCGAGCTCGACCGGGTCGCCGCCGAGGCGGCCGCCGCGGCACGGCAGGGCATCGACGCGCTGCCCGCCTCCTCGGCCCCCCTGCTCGACATCACCGCCGAGGCCCACGCGGCCTGGCCCGTACGCCTGTTCGCGTCCTGA